In Erigeron canadensis isolate Cc75 chromosome 6, C_canadensis_v1, whole genome shotgun sequence, the following are encoded in one genomic region:
- the LOC122605929 gene encoding peroxidase 51-like yields the protein MGRVMIIQVLALCSLLVFPNLAVAQLKQNYYANVCPNVETIVRKAVTTKFRQTFVTVPGTLRLFFHDCFVQGCDASVMVASSGSNTAEKDHPDNLSLAGDGFDTVIKAKAAVDAVASCRNKVSCADILTMATRDVIVLAGGPSYPVELGRLDGLSSTSASVGGKLPKPNMNLDQLNAMFAANGLTQADMIALSGAHTLGFSHCDQFANRIYNFSKQNPVDPTLDPSYANQLKQQCPKNVDPNIAINLDPSTPRIFDNVYYKNLQQGKGLLTSDQVLFTDSRSKQTVISWASNAQAFNNAFIAAMTKLGRVGVKTGQNGNIRRDCAAFN from the exons ATGGGTCGGGTCATGATTATTCAAGTACTAGCTCTCTGCTCGCTTCTTGTCTTTCCAAATTTAGCTGTTGCTCAACTCAAACAGAATTACTACGCAAACGTATGCCCAAATGTAGAAACAATTGTACGTAAGGCAGTAACAACCAAATTTCGCCAAACCTTTGTCACTGTCCCAGGAACTCTTCGGTTGTTCTTTCATGATTGCTTTGTTCAG GGGTGTGATGCTTCGGTTATGGTAGCATCCAGTGGATCAAACACTGCAGAAAAAGACCACCCGGATAACTTGTCATTGGCTGGAGATGGATTTGATACAGTTATAAAAGCGAAAGCTGCAGTTGATGCTGTTGCAAGTTGTAGAAATAAGGTGTCTTGTGCTGATATTCTCACCATGGCTACACGAGATGTCATTGTGCTG GCAGGTGGGCCATCATACCCAGTGGAGCTGGGGAGATTGGATGGACTGAGTTCGACGTCAGCTAGTGTAGGTGGGAAGCTGCCCAAACCAAACATGAATTTGGACCAGCTCAATGCCATGTTTGCTGCCAATGGCTTAACTCAAGCTGATATGATTGCCCTCTCAG GTGCACACACCCTTGGGTTCTCCCATTGCGACCAGTTTGCGAACAGGATATACAATTTCAGCAAGCAGAATCCGGTGGATCCAACTCTAGACCCGAGTTACGCTAATCAACTGAAACAACAGTGTCCAAAGAATGTTGACCCAAACATAGCTATAAATTTAGATCCCAGCACACCTAGAATTTTTGACAACGTGTATTACAAGAATCTGCAGCAAGGAAAAGGACTTCTAACTTCTGACCAGGTTCTCTTCACTGACTCAAGATCAAAACAGACGGTCATCTCATGGGCATCCAATGCTCAAGCTTTTAACAATGCATTCATCGCGGCTATGACTAAACTAGGTCGGGTTGGTGTCAAGACGGGCCAAAATGGGAATATCAGGAGAGATTGTGCTGCATTTAATTGA